A stretch of DNA from Deltaproteobacteria bacterium:
GGAGTCCATCTGGTAGGGCATGCCCACAGCCGGATCACCGCAGGAGATCCTTGCCGTCATATAGAGACCCGCAAGGGCAGCGAAAAAACCACTACCCACGTAAGTACCAATGAGGACAAGATCCGTATGGATACCCGCCAAACGGGCAGCGTCCACATTCCCGCCGACCGCATAGAGGTGCCGTCCGAAACGGGTCTTTCGCAGGATAAGGATCCCGCAAATGACGATCACCACGAAGACTATCGAAGGCGTGACCGGAAACACGCCCACTCGGGCCAGGACGAAATCCACATACTCGCGGGGGATAATCCCCCCTGGATAGGGGCGAATGTACAGGGCGATCCCACCTGTGATGATGGTTGTACCGATTGTCATCAAGAACGGGTTGATCCTGAGTTTGGTCACCCCCAGCCCGTTGAACAGCCCGACCAGCATCCCGGTGATCAAGGCCAAGAAAATACCTCCCACGACGTGGGTGTCGAGCGTCACCGAGGCCACTGTGGTGGACAAAGCCAATACAGCCCCAACCGACAGATCGATCCCAGCACCCAGCAGTACCATGGTCTGCCCGGTGCCCACAGCCAACAGGGGAACGGCTCTCAGCAGGATATTCGTCAGATTGCGAGCCGTACGGAACTGCGGCAACACAATCATCAGGAAGGTGATCAGGAGCAACACCCCCAGATAGAGACCGGCTGTGGGCTGGTTCTTGATCCTTATGAACAGCGTCTTGAGGCTTGCAGAGGCCGTCACTCTCCGTACCTTCCCCGTTCTTCTACCGTGATGGCATTCCCTCTGCCGGCGTGGGCTCTCCCCACGGCGGCCCTCATGATCTCTTCCTCGGTGGCGTCCTTACCCGAGACCTCACTCACGATCCGGCCCTCGTACATGACCAGAATCCGGTCGCATAGACCGAGCAACTCCAGCATATCGCTCGTGACGACGATCACGCCGATATCTCTCTGTTCTGCAAGCTCTCTCATGAGTCGATACAACTCCGTCTTGGCACCCACGTCGATCCCCACGGT
This window harbors:
- a CDS encoding ABC transporter permease; the protein is MTASASLKTLFIRIKNQPTAGLYLGVLLLITFLMIVLPQFRTARNLTNILLRAVPLLAVGTGQTMVLLGAGIDLSVGAVLALSTTVASVTLDTHVVGGIFLALITGMLVGLFNGLGVTKLRINPFLMTIGTTIITGGIALYIRPYPGGIIPREYVDFVLARVGVFPVTPSIVFVVIVICGILILRKTRFGRHLYAVGGNVDAARLAGIHTDLVLIGTYVGSGFFAALAGLYMTARISCGDPAVGMPYQMDSITAAVLGGTTLTGGRGGMEGTVIGVILLAMLGNIFNLMDINIYWQHVLRGVILVGVVVFSQLRSRKLKKAAAMLQ